The sequence GATGGGAGAGTAGTGTCGCTCAGCCTTCGGGCCGCAGTCTGGCCAGGGCCTTGAAGGCCTTTTCGAATTCCCACTCCACTAATGCCCCGGCGAGCAGCACGGGACCGTGGCCCACTCGCACGTACACCCCCGTCGTGGCAGGGTTGCGATCGCCGATCTGCAGGACCAGGGGTTCGGTATGGTCTTGCAGCCGCAACTGGAGGGTGTCCCGCGGCTGTTGCAGACCGTAGTCCTTCAGCTCGGCGCCGGTGGTGGGGATCTCCGCCAGCCGGCTCATTTGACCGAGGGTACGCAGGAAGTCCTCAATCGCACCGGCCGGTTCCGTTTCTTGCCAACTGCCGCCCACCCGCTCGGTCTCGAGCGTGCGCCCGCCGCGCTCGAACGTGATCCCAACGACGTCGGCCGGCGCGAAGTCCAGCAGCGGTGACATCACTTGCGTCGGCTCCCGGGTCGGAACTTCCCTGGCAACTTCGTCAGGCCTGGACAGGTCTTGCGATGGCGCCGGTTCGAACCAGAGGTAGGTGCCCACGGCGAGGACCAGCAGTGCCAAGATGGCCGTGCCGCGCCAGCCCATGGCTAGGCGCTTCCCCGCCGCCGCCGGCGCCAGGTGATGAGCAGGCCGAGCACGGCGAAGAGCGACGGTTCAGCCACCACCGCGATCCAGAAGATGAATCGACCCTGCCAGGCGGTGAGAAAGACGGGCGAAAGCGAACTGTTGGGCAATCCCTTGCGCCGGATGGCGATCAGCTCTTCGTCTTCGGCCAGCACCCCGACGCTGCTCATGAACAGGTCTTTGTTGCCGAGCAGGTTGAGGTACAGATTGCTGGCAAAATCGGAGTCTCCGAACACGATCATGCGACCGATCTTACCGGTGCCGGCCGCGGCGTTGGGTGCTGCCTTCTCGGTATCGCCCTTTGGCCCGCCGTCGCCTTCCGTAGTGTCCGTCACCATGACGCCCACGGGTACCGGGCCAGGTTTGTCCTTTTCACGGCGAAACCGCACCGTGCCTTCGGGCACCGTGCCGTCGTCAATCCGCGCCCAGCTCTCGGGGCTCGTGAGTGCGATCAGCAAGACCTTGAGGCGTTTGTTCTCGGTGTCCTCAATCGGTGAGAGGCTGCGCGCCAGCGCGAACACCGCGGCGGTGTCGAGGTTCTTGTGGAACGTGCTCTCGTCGAAGATCGGCACGCGGGGCATGAAGCTGTCCGCGCCATAGAGACGGTTGCGCTCATCCACGATGATGTCGTTGCCGGCGCGGATGTTGAAGCCTGCCAGAAACTGCACCACCGATTCCGGCGCATTGGGGTCGAGCAGCAAGAACACCCGGCCACCGCCGTCCAGGTAACGCGACAACTGGTCCGCCTCCCCGGGGAGCAGGCTGTGTGTCGGACCGGGCAGGAGCACCACCGTGCAGCCGGCGGGAACCCCGTCGGCGGGCAGGGTCGTCAGGACCGTGATCTGGAAGTTCTCCTTCTCGAGCGCCTTGGCCACCTGGCTGTAGCCGCTGCGGTCGCCGGCATCCTGCGGGCTGTGCTCGCCATGTCCGGTGAGGAAGCAGAGGGCGCGTGGCTTGTGGCGGGTGAGCTTGAGCAGCCCGTTGGTGATTTCTTCCTCGTCGACGTTCCGGAGTGTATGGAGCGTGCCTTCCGCTTCCATCACGCCGGTGTTGAAGCTGCTGATGCCATACTGCTTCGCCAGCGCCGGTGAACGGTCCAGATCCAGCAGCCGGTACGAGACCATGTGCGAGGCGTCGCCGAAGAGTTGCAGCAGGTCCTCGTTCTGGCGCCGCTGCCCGTGATCCTGGCCGTTGTAGAAAACCGTGATCCGCACCGGGACATGCAGTCCCTGTGCAACGCGGCGGGCTTCATCCGAGAGCACAAAGCTTTGCGTCGGGGTGAGATCGAAGCGGACATTGTGGCGCTCCGCCAGCAGCAACAAGCAGGAGACCAGGACGCCGGCGAGGACGACCTGCAGCGCCATCAAGGCGGCGTGCCGGGAGGCGTGACCGAACAGGGTGAGGCGCACTTACCGCACTCCCCGCCACTTGCGCGCGCTCAGCGATTGCAGCGTCAGGAACAGGAAGAAGCCGGTGAAGAGCGCAAAGAACGCCACGTCGCGCGTATCGATGACGCCGCGCGAGAAGTTGTAGAAGTGGTCGAACAGCGACAGCCGCAGCAGGACGTGGATGAGGTGTTCACTCGTCGCCTCCTCGTTCCACGTCAGGAACCAAAAAAACACCAGGATGCCGTACGTGCCCATGGCGCTCACCACTTGGTTCTCCGTCAGCGAGGAGATGAACAAGCCGCACGCGATGAACGCGGTCCCCAGCAGGAAGATGCCAAAATAGGCAGCCAACAGCGGACCGACAGCGAAGTGGTAGAAGCAATAGAAGATGATCGGGCCGACCGCGGTGGCGAGCAGCGTGATCAGGAAGAAGATCCAGCAGGCGAGGAATTTGCCGATGACGATTTCGCCGTCACGTGCCGGGTAGGTCCACAGCAGCTCGATCGTGCCCAGCTTCTTCTCCTCGGCGAACAGCCGCATGGTGAGCAGCGGCAACACCAGCAGGGCGCACAAGCGCATGTCGAGGAACACGTACTGCCACAGGCCGGTGGGCAGGACGTAGCCGCCGAAGAGGATGAAGAAGATCAGATCGCTGTAGAAGAAGTACCCGCTCAGAAGAAGGAAGATGGCGAGCAGGACGTACGCGATGTACGAACTGAAATAAGAGCGCAGCTCACGCCGACAAACGACTAGGAATTTCATGGTCCGTGGGGGAAGCGTTCTGCTCCGGATTGAGCAAGCTCAGGAAAATGGCTTCGAGCGATAGAATCACCGGCCGGAGCTCTTGCAGCCGCCACTGTGCGGTGACGCAGGCGGCGAGTTCAGCGCGCAGGTCGCGCTCTTTTTCAGTGGTGACGGTGAGCGCGGCCAGACCGTCGGGCGCGGATCTGGTGGGCTCGACATGCAGGACACCAGGGACCGCCCGCACGCGGTCGACCACGGCCTGGGTAGGTCCGAGCACCTCCAGATAGATTTGCGACGTTTGCCGCAGGCGCTGGCTGAG is a genomic window of Candidatus Binatia bacterium containing:
- a CDS encoding DUF4340 domain-containing protein, whose amino-acid sequence is MGWRGTAILALLVLAVGTYLWFEPAPSQDLSRPDEVAREVPTREPTQVMSPLLDFAPADVVGITFERGGRTLETERVGGSWQETEPAGAIEDFLRTLGQMSRLAEIPTTGAELKDYGLQQPRDTLQLRLQDHTEPLVLQIGDRNPATTGVYVRVGHGPVLLAGALVEWEFEKAFKALARLRPEG
- a CDS encoding GldG family protein; its protein translation is MRLTLFGHASRHAALMALQVVLAGVLVSCLLLLAERHNVRFDLTPTQSFVLSDEARRVAQGLHVPVRITVFYNGQDHGQRRQNEDLLQLFGDASHMVSYRLLDLDRSPALAKQYGISSFNTGVMEAEGTLHTLRNVDEEEITNGLLKLTRHKPRALCFLTGHGEHSPQDAGDRSGYSQVAKALEKENFQITVLTTLPADGVPAGCTVVLLPGPTHSLLPGEADQLSRYLDGGGRVFLLLDPNAPESVVQFLAGFNIRAGNDIIVDERNRLYGADSFMPRVPIFDESTFHKNLDTAAVFALARSLSPIEDTENKRLKVLLIALTSPESWARIDDGTVPEGTVRFRREKDKPGPVPVGVMVTDTTEGDGGPKGDTEKAAPNAAAGTGKIGRMIVFGDSDFASNLYLNLLGNKDLFMSSVGVLAEDEELIAIRRKGLPNSSLSPVFLTAWQGRFIFWIAVVAEPSLFAVLGLLITWRRRRRGSA
- a CDS encoding ABC transporter permease subunit; its protein translation is MKFLVVCRRELRSYFSSYIAYVLLAIFLLLSGYFFYSDLIFFILFGGYVLPTGLWQYVFLDMRLCALLVLPLLTMRLFAEEKKLGTIELLWTYPARDGEIVIGKFLACWIFFLITLLATAVGPIIFYCFYHFAVGPLLAAYFGIFLLGTAFIACGLFISSLTENQVVSAMGTYGILVFFWFLTWNEEATSEHLIHVLLRLSLFDHFYNFSRGVIDTRDVAFFALFTGFFLFLTLQSLSARKWRGVR